From Coffea arabica cultivar ET-39 chromosome 2e, Coffea Arabica ET-39 HiFi, whole genome shotgun sequence, the proteins below share one genomic window:
- the LOC140004118 gene encoding B-box zinc finger protein 18-like isoform X2, with protein sequence MRTICDVCESAAAIVFCAADEAALCPSCDEKVHMCNKLASRHVRVGLAEPSEVPHCDICENAPAFFYCEVDGSSLCLQCDMLVHVGGKRTHGRYLLLRQRVEFPGSKPGRSDELGLQPMSPGEARREALQPSKLATNENQQNHNTCPIPMLENDNHVGDKMESKLIDLNARPQRLHGQASRTRNGNVKWQQS encoded by the exons ATGAGAACGATTTGTGACGTATGCGAGAGCGCTGCCGCCATCGTTTTCTGTGCCGCCGACGAGGCTGCTCTTTGCCCTTCTTGCGATGAAAAG GTCCACATGTGTAACAAGCTCGCTAGCCGACATGTTAGAGTTGGGCTTGCTGAGCCCAGTGAAGTTCCACACTGTGATATATGCGAAAATGCACCTG CTTTCTTTTATTGTGAGGTCGATGGAAGTTCCCTCTGTCTGCAATGTGACATGTTAGTCCATGTTGGGGGAAAAAGAACCCATGGGCGATATCTCCTATTGAGGCAGAGAGTTGAG TTTCCAGGGAGCAAACCTGGTCGCTCGGACGAGCTGGGATTGCAGCCTATGAGTCCAGGAGAAGCAAGGAGGGAAGCTCTTCAGCCATCTAAGCTTGCGACAAATGAGAACCAACAAAATCACAATACATGTCCCATtccaatgctagaaaatgaCAATCATGTTGGAGATAAAATGGAGAGTAAATTGATTGATCTGAATGCTAGACCTCAACGGTTACATGGACAAGCTTCAA GAACAAGGAATGGAAATGTTAAGTGGCAGCAATCATGA
- the LOC140004118 gene encoding B-box zinc finger protein 19-like isoform X1 produces the protein MRTICDVCESAAAIVFCAADEAALCPSCDEKVHMCNKLASRHVRVGLAEPSEVPHCDICENAPAFFYCEVDGSSLCLQCDMLVHVGGKRTHGRYLLLRQRVEFPGSKPGRSDELGLQPMSPGEARREALQPSKLATNENQQNHNTCPIPMLENDNHVGDKMESKLIDLNARPQRLHGQASSNQEQGMEMLSGSNHESVSVVPVASFKRENDK, from the exons ATGAGAACGATTTGTGACGTATGCGAGAGCGCTGCCGCCATCGTTTTCTGTGCCGCCGACGAGGCTGCTCTTTGCCCTTCTTGCGATGAAAAG GTCCACATGTGTAACAAGCTCGCTAGCCGACATGTTAGAGTTGGGCTTGCTGAGCCCAGTGAAGTTCCACACTGTGATATATGCGAAAATGCACCTG CTTTCTTTTATTGTGAGGTCGATGGAAGTTCCCTCTGTCTGCAATGTGACATGTTAGTCCATGTTGGGGGAAAAAGAACCCATGGGCGATATCTCCTATTGAGGCAGAGAGTTGAG TTTCCAGGGAGCAAACCTGGTCGCTCGGACGAGCTGGGATTGCAGCCTATGAGTCCAGGAGAAGCAAGGAGGGAAGCTCTTCAGCCATCTAAGCTTGCGACAAATGAGAACCAACAAAATCACAATACATGTCCCATtccaatgctagaaaatgaCAATCATGTTGGAGATAAAATGGAGAGTAAATTGATTGATCTGAATGCTAGACCTCAACGGTTACATGGACAAGCTTCAAGTAATCAG GAACAAGGAATGGAAATGTTAAGTGGCAGCAATCATGAATCTGTTAGTGTTGTTCCAGTTGCATCCTTTAAAAGAGAGAATGACAAGTGA
- the LOC113731210 gene encoding fructose-bisphosphate aldolase 1, chloroplastic: MASASLLKSSPVLDKSEFVKGSQTLRQPSVSVVRCHPTAPSSHTIRASSYADELVKTAKTVASPGRGILAMDESNATCGKRLASIGLENTEANRQAYRTLLVTAPGLGQYISGAILFEETLYQSTTDGKKMVDVLVGQNIVPGIKVDKGLVPLVGSNNESWCQGLDGLASRSAAYYQQGARFAKWRTVVSIPNGPSALAVKEAAWGLARYAAISQDNGLVPIVEPEILLDGEHGIDRTFEVALKVWAEVFFYLAENNVLFEGILLKPSMVTPGAECKEKATPEQVAAYTLSFLKRRIPPAVPGIMFLSGGQSEVEATLNLNAMNQAPNPWHVSFSYARALQNTCLKTWGGRPENVKTAQETLLIRAQANSLAQLGKYTGEGESEEAKKGMFVKGYVY, encoded by the exons ATGGCCTCAGCATCTCTTCTCAAGTCATCGCCAGTTCTTGACAAGTCTGAGTTTGTCAAGGGCTCGCAGACCCTTCGCCAGCCCTCTGTCTCAGTTGTCCGCTGCCACCCTACTGCTCCATCTTCTCATACTATCCGGGCATCCTCATATGCTGATGAACTAGTCAAGACAGCG AAAACTGTTGCATCCCCTGGTCGTGGTATATTGGCCATGGATGAGTCAAACGCCACCTGTGGAAAACGTCTAGCTTCCATTGGGCTTGAGAACACAGAGGCTAACCGCCAAGCTTACCGTACCCTTCTCGTGACCGCCCCTGGCCTTGGCCAATACATCTCTGGGGCTATCCTTTTTGAGGAGACTCTCTACCAATCCACAACCGATGGCAAAAAGATGGTTGATGTCCTTGTTGGGCAGAACATTGTTCCTGGTATCAAAGTTGACAAG GGTTTGGTTCCGCTTGTTGGTTCAAATAATGAATCCTGGTGCCAAGGTCTTGATGGCCTTGCTTCCCGCTCTGCTGCTTACTACCAACAGGGAGCTCGTTTTGCCAAATG GCGTACTGTTGTGAGCATTCCCAATGGCCCATCAGCATTGGCTGTGAAGGAAGCCGCCTGGGGTTTGGCTCGCTATGCTGCCATTTCTCAA GACAATGGATTGGTCCCCATTGTGGAGCCAGAAATCCTGCTCGATGGCGAACATGGCATTGACAGGACCTTTGAGGTGGCTCTAAAAGTTTGGGCTGAGGTCTTCTTTTACCTTGCTGAGAACAATGTTCTGTTCGAGGGTATACTTCTCAAGCCAAGCATGGTTACTCCAGGAGCTGAATGCAAGGAGAAGGCTACCCCTGAGCAAGTGGCTGCCTACACTCTCAGTTTCCTCAAGAGGAGAATCCCGCCAGCTGTGCCTGGAATCATG TTCTTGTCTGGTGGGCAATCTGAAGTTGAAGCTACCTTGAACTTGAACGCCATGAATCAAGCTCCCAACCCATGGCATGTCTCCTTCTCATACGCCAGGGCACTTCAGAATACCTGCTTGAAGACATGGGGTGGACGCCCTGAGAACGTTAAGACAGCTCAAGAAACTTTGCTTATCAGGGCCCAAGCCAACTCTCTTGCTCAGCTCGGAAAGTACACTGGTGAAGGCGAATCAGAGGAAGCGAAAAAGGGAATGTTCGTCAAGGGCTATGTCTACTAA
- the LOC140036742 gene encoding uncharacterized protein, producing the protein MEVDISSLRLNSLESNQVTTVHSDVVSPEDVAWADSCLIKDEISENGCNSHQDTLITRLGSKSNSSAAIWEDISPYDTDMETSQILDARVDDISLSDEEAQNLSGDRLIDENNNISISTFNLNNVFLPTYNEKLRDLGTKESEDFKFPGLVTEQLTGDIFKVWNLEMPTEEDEFVKQLKKAISESSLELTPFVSDEAEHLKRLEDGDIDDIISGIADLSLNFFSL; encoded by the coding sequence ATGGAAGTTGACATTTCTTCACTACGTCTGAATTCTTTGGAATCTAACCAGGTTACAACTGTGCATTCTGATGTGGTTTCACCAGAAGATGTAGCTTGGGCAGATTCCTGCCtaataaaagatgaaatctCTGAAAATGGCTGTAATTCTCATCAAGATACTTTGATCACGAGACTTGGTTCAAAATCCAACTCTTCTGCTGCCATATGGGAAGATATTTCTCCTTACGACACAGATATGGAAACTTCACAGATTCTGGATGCAAGAGTTGATGATATTTCTTTGTCTGATGAAGAAGCACAAAACTTGAGTGGAGATCGACTGATCGATGAGAATAATAATATTTCCATATCCACATTTAACTTGAACAATGTTTTTCTTCCAACATACAATGAGAAACTCAGGGATTTGGGGACTAAAGAATCTGAGGATTTCAAATTTCCAGGCCTTGTGACAGAACAATTGACCGGGGACATCTTCAAGGTTTGGAATCTGGAAATGCCAACTGAGGAGGATGAATTTGTCAAACAGTTAAAGAAAGCCATATCTGAAAGTTCCTTGGAGCTTACACCTTTTGTTTCTGATGAGGCTGAACATTTGAAACGATTGGAAGATGGAGATATTGATGATATCATTTCTGGAATTGCGGACCtctctttgaattttttttccctatga